Proteins co-encoded in one Candidatus Zymogenus saltonus genomic window:
- a CDS encoding SO_0444 family Cu/Zn efflux transporter: MIVEMLSGIMKASWWILKEAAPYVLFGSLFAGLIYIFLNPETIYRHFGKGKVRSVLLASIFGIPVPLCSCGVLPAAVSLRKQGATRGATLSFLISTPESGVDSIAVTYALIDPLMTVIRPISAFISATIAGIADNLTSGEEPETDPKKIDITCKVDGCCDGINCPIEIHRSHHTLFEKLTAAVKYSFGELFEDFALWFVIGVVLAGAITYLAPERLMERYLGGGLHSMLIMLLAGIPMYICATASTPIAAALILSGVSPGAALVFLLAGPATNLASLSVVAGTLGKRSAAIYLATISVVAVSMGLLTDRLYSALGVTPGAYAGKASEFIGEPVKAVLAAVSAILLIIAVYNKYARRKGSCDSTCSVEHIHCEGDHDHHHH, encoded by the coding sequence ATGATTGTAGAAATGTTGTCGGGAATCATGAAGGCCTCCTGGTGGATACTGAAGGAGGCCGCCCCCTACGTCCTTTTCGGCTCCCTCTTTGCGGGACTGATCTACATCTTCCTGAATCCCGAGACGATCTACAGGCACTTCGGGAAGGGCAAGGTGAGGTCGGTCCTTCTGGCTTCGATATTCGGAATCCCGGTACCCCTATGCTCCTGCGGGGTGCTGCCGGCGGCCGTATCGTTGAGAAAGCAGGGGGCCACCCGTGGGGCCACCTTATCTTTTCTAATCTCCACTCCTGAGTCTGGGGTCGACTCGATCGCGGTGACCTACGCCCTGATCGATCCCCTGATGACGGTAATAAGGCCGATCTCGGCCTTCATATCCGCAACCATAGCCGGGATCGCCGACAACCTGACCTCGGGAGAGGAACCCGAGACCGATCCGAAAAAGATCGACATCACATGCAAGGTGGACGGCTGCTGCGACGGGATAAACTGTCCCATAGAAATCCACAGGAGCCACCACACCCTCTTCGAGAAGCTCACCGCTGCGGTAAAATACTCCTTCGGCGAGCTGTTCGAGGACTTTGCCCTCTGGTTTGTCATCGGCGTGGTTCTTGCCGGGGCGATAACCTACCTCGCCCCGGAGCGGCTGATGGAGAGATACCTTGGCGGGGGATTGCACTCTATGCTGATAATGCTCCTTGCGGGGATTCCGATGTATATCTGCGCCACGGCCTCGACCCCCATTGCGGCGGCCCTGATCCTCTCCGGCGTAAGCCCGGGGGCGGCGCTGGTGTTTCTCCTCGCCGGGCCGGCCACGAACCTCGCCTCCCTGTCGGTGGTGGCGGGGACGCTGGGGAAGCGCTCCGCCGCTATCTACCTTGCGACTATATCGGTCGTGGCGGTGTCGATGGGGCTCTTGACCGACCGGCTATACTCCGCCCTGGGCGTGACTCCCGGGGCCTACGCCGGGAAGGCGTCGGAGTTCATCGGCGAGCCGGTCAAGGCCGTGCTTGCCGCCGTCTCGGCCATCCTCCTCATTATCGCCGTATATAACAAGTACGCGAGGAGGAAGGGAAGCTGCGACTCCACCTGCTCCGTTGAGCATATCCACTGTGAGGGTGACCACGACCACCACCACCATTGA